The genomic interval agagctgaatgtgtgtgcttagcacacacattcagctctacttcatcaggctaatagaatacattggccaatcagcgctggccaatgcattctattagcttgatgaagcagagtgtgcacaagggttcaagcgcaccctcggctctgatgtagcagagctgagggtgcacaagggttcaagtgcaccctcggctctcctacatcagagccgagggtgcgcttgaacccttgtgcagcctcggctctgcgacatcagagccgagggtgcgcttgaacccttgtgcacactctgcttcatcaagctaatagaatgcattggccagcactgattggccagagtacggaattcggccaatcagcgctggccaatgcatccctatgggaaaaagtttatctcacaaaaatcacaattacacacccgatagagccccaaaaagttatttttaataacattcccccctaaataaaggttatccctagctatccctgcctgtacagctatccctgtctcatagtcacaaagttcacattctcatatgacccggatttgaaatccactattcgtctaaaatggaggtcacctgatttcggcagccaatgactttttccaatttttttcaatgcccccagtgtcgtagttcctgtcccacctcccctgcgctgttattggtgcaaaaaaggcgccagggaaggtgggaggggaatcgaattttggcgcactttaccacgcggtgttcgattcgattcgaacatagcgaacaccctgatatccgatcgaacatgtgttcgatagaacactgttcgctcatctctaaaaattaacaaaaaaaaaatctaggttTGAATAGTGTTTTAAATGTGCCAAAACATTGACAGATATTGGGTAACATCACTATGGAAGATGACGTATTCTTCCCAGTAAAATCtgtaaagctatgttcacattaaTATTCACAATCGTTGTAGAAAATTATCAAATTTGATGGGTAGAATAGTTCTTTGtgcatggacatcaccaaagcCCAAGAAACTCCATTGGGTGCCTGTGGTACGGTTAGTGGGATGTGGCGAAGGTAAAGCGACATAGACTAATAGGGTCCACATAAACCATGTGCCATCTATAATGGTATATTCTAGGTCGGTTCAGCATCACTGCACCCCCACTACCTATGGCAAAGTCATATCAGACTAGATTGGTAATCTAATGTGGATGATCTTCTAGAATAGGTAATATGGATGGAGGGAATAACTATAGGGTGGTTGATGTGGCCTGTGTGCCAGAGGTGTCACCAAGTCACTGTTTTTTCTGGCTATTTAGATACAAGGCTAGGACAAGAAACTCAATACACCTTAACCTGACAGATTGCACAATGTGCTAGTAACACACACCGCATTTGAATGATACACTATATTATTATAGTGAGATCCCCTCCAGTCATTTCACTGGAACTACCAGAGTTTTAAGTTATTTTTGGCACCTTTTCTATGACCTATGCTGTCCATGTAAcctctgtttttatttattacaGCCCTAGACCTGAGAGAGGACTGTTCGGTAGGAATATTTATTTGTGCAAATGTTAATTCTGGTgtagctcccaactgtcccataTTTGGTGGAACAGTCACGTTTTTACACTACTGTCCCACCTTCCCGGATGGCTTACGGCATGTCTTATGCCCCTGAAGGGATTTGCTTGGTAACAAACTTGGCCCATCGCCACTGACTCTTATCccagggtaaaggctaaatactatactcggtaaggaccttctgacgtcagACGGTCACATGACATGCTCTAGTCACATCACTGGATAGGCCTTTACTTGTAAGAAGATTCTTACACATGAAGAAAAGTTTTATCCCGTGTAATGGATaaagatggagagatgtgggaagcatgggtgtactgtggggggagatgtggggagcATGGGTGTActctgggggaaggggggagatgtggggagcATGaatgtactgtgaggagaggttgGAGATGTTGGGAGCATAGGTgtactgtgggtggagaggggagatgtgggggggagatgtggggagcATGGCTGTActctgggggaagggggagatgtaggGAGCATGGGTTTActatggggagggggagatgtaggGAGCATAGCTGTactctgggggagggggggagatgtAGGGAGCATGGGTTtactatgggggagggggagatgtaggGAGCATGGTTTTACATAAAGAGAGATGGATGGAAATGGGCGGAATCACTTtagtgggtggaactaaatttgccaCAACGTCCATAGTGttgcccacattttgtccctctttctgtcctttaaaagttgggaggtatataaTAGGATAGGTCTGCCATAGTCAAACTATAAGGGTTAGGGTGAGAAGTAGGCATTAGTGTTTCCAGGAGTCCTTCATGAGCGCACCACCAGAGGTTGCCCTTTGAGGGAACAGGAAGATAGGTGAAAGACCCCAACCCACCTTACTTCTCCAGTGTCTCTTCCAAATTACCACACCAGAGTCCGAAATAAAATACTGTAGATATATATGTGTGGATACATACTTTTTTTTTGCCTAGTGTCATCCGATTTGGATAATAAAATAACTTATAGGAGAATGGAAACTGGTAGAGTGGTCACTCACCTTGGTGTGAGTATGGCCACAACTGCGTCAGTTGCAGCAATCTGGTCAATAACCAGTTAGTATCCCTCGCATTGCAGCAGGATCATCTAAGTTGGTGTGGACGTCTGCATAATAATAATTGGACTGCCTCCAAACAAGTTGCCAAAAAGAAGAAAGATCCGCGCCTCGTCCAGGGAGGGATGATGATTTTATTAAATTGCTAAAAGAACACAACACATAATGCATCTCATAGCCCCACTGCTCCTTCATCAAGTGTacagcaaataaaaaacaaagcatTCTGCCACTACCAAGCAGGGCTCTAAGTCATACAATGTGTAGCAATAGGGACACTCACTGGGAGTGTCCCCTATGGATAAACCATGACCGAAAACATTATAAAAATGagttcttgtctgtctgtctgtctgttctttatgcgcgaccatatgattggaccgatcttcaccaaatttggtacagagatacttcaggtatccaggaaggtttaagacaagactccaactcgttcgaatgtaccgttgctgaaatacagcattccaaacacaatgcacccccccccccccccccttagccaatacaaacctgcaagtcttacctcatattccaactgcaatacacacggtcactccacatgcacaatccaacactgatatccaaactgagatacacgcatcagaggattagatatacagatcagcacacagtatcacacgccagaggattagatacacacgtctgcacacagttgcacacactaaaggattagatacgtgcgtctgcacacagttccacatgccgaaggattagatacacatgtcttcacacagtaccacatgccgtagtattagatacgcacgtctgcacaaagttgtacacgccataggatgagatacatgggtctgcacacagtaccacatgccgtagtattagatacgtgcgtctgcacacagtaccacatgccgtagaattagatacacgcgtttgcacacagttccacacaccgtaggattagatacacgcctcttcacacaataccacacaggggaggattacatatgtacgtctgcacacagtatcacacgccagagcattagatgcgcgtctcagcacacagtaccacaatgaAACGGAGACACCAGCAGATAACCCAAAGTCTTGCCAGACATGTAACCAGAAGAGGACACTTGTTGGTAATTGGCATGGGTACAGCTTGGATTCTGCTACGGTCCATCGACAAAGTGGAAGACGCCATCTTGCATCACTGGAAAATTAGTCAACAGCTACTGATTATAAAAAAGTCTGCATTGTCAGAATTGTGGCCTGTTCAGTCTGAGTACCTAATAGTAGCTCTGTTATTCTACCAGAAGGAGGATGTCCTAAACAGTTCTAGACTACAATAGCAAGAGAATTATGAGTTAACCTTACTGTTGGTGTATTGAGTACAAACTTTTCCCATATCAGTTGTAATATCAGAGACTGTGAAATTGCTAGACAAGAGCTTTTTATTCATTATTGTTGTCCAAAGATTAGGTTGCTCATTATAAAGACTCTTGAAATACGTGCTAACTTCCAAACATTGTTAAGTTATTCTTGGCATTAtgtgagggaggagagggaggcttCCTCCCCCCTTGTATACCGATAAAGACTGTGTATTACATACAAGTTAAGCAGTTGTAGGACCTGCTGTTTTTCAGTTTGTCATTGTTCATATGCATAGGGGCTTAGCCTCCTCCCCTTATTACAGTTATATGAACTGTGGGTCGGGACCAAGGAGGGATGTTCCTCGCACATATGGAAGCATATAAACTATTTAGAAGTGTTATACATAGTGAAACAGTATATatgcattatatacagtaaaaacagtTTATCAGTGTCTACTGGGATGCTGCTATTGCCTTTATTCCATTCAGTGCATGCTGTGACTGGTATCTCCATCACCTTTCCTGGGTTTACACGAATCGCCATCTCTAGGTATCTGtggatgcccaatcacaggccacagtgGGGACCCTTAGTCAGCGAAGACCAGACACCACAGTGAAGAGTTGCAATACAACATATAACCAGATATATAAACTGTAGaagtgattgcaggttcaaggacCCTAGTAGACAGATGGAAAATAATAAATTAAGACCCCATGCATACAGTCAAATGAGCAACTGAGTTTGGGccgattttgcagcataatgtggtCGGATGACACTCAGATGTCACCCTGTTatgcttggtcatgtgcatgaagactaAGTTTACTTAAAATAGCATCATAAGTGTAATGAGCAGTAGACGGTGACATGCTCTCCCTAGTTTAACTTATAATGGTTTCTGTAATGGCAAACCCATAGGTCATATTTTAAAGGTTTCTAGATTACTGTAGGAACACTCTATAGTTATATAGGTACACAAGGATAGGGATCTACATATGGCTTTATGGTGACCTCTCCATGTAGAGTATAATTTAGGGCCTTCCAGTTAATGACGTTACCATTCATTTCATTATCAGCAAAATAATCCATCATATTCGCATCCGTCAGAGCTTTATCCCACATATTAACATCTGTCATCTCTCCTACAAAGGACAAAGATGTATAAAATCCACGATATTGGCTTTGCCACTGCCCAATATTGATGAtggggtcaccgctgatctccacATTCGAGGTCTTGTTGACTTTGTAATATTTTCCATCAATAAACAGTCCCCAGACGGAAGAGTCCCAGGTCACACACATACTTGTCCATTCTGTAAAATCCTTGTCCTTTAGATCATAATACTGGTGTTTATAGTCAACTACTTGTTGAAAACGATTTCTCAATCCaggataataaaagaggacaataGAGTTAACATTTGTTTTAGTGGACATTGAAAACAACACACATGATTGAGTCATCAGACTTAAGTGGAGTCTCATGCAGATAGTTGACTCCCAAAATGGACCAGTACATTCTGGATGTATCTGGACATACGAGGTGGGCGAATCCTTTGGAAAagcaaataatttctctttcatatctgtgtaagaataaaaaataatgaaaacctAGATAATATCAcgtttattaaaggattattccagTTACTGCAAGTTACCCAGGTTAGGTGGTAACCTACTTCTCAAGTAGGGACCTCACCACTGAGACTGCTGCTTATCACGAGAACTGGATTCTTTGTACCCCAATTTTTAATGGAGCACCAGGACAGATAGCAGATAGGCAAAACTCAATACTCAACTATGTTCGGTCCCTTTGAAAGTAAATTGATCTGCAAAAGCTGTCCATCCTGATGCATTCAAAGCTGGGGTGGAAAGTACCCTTGTTCCCATCATCGGGATCGGCACCGATCGTGAGACCTCCAATGATCATCAAGTTCCTCTCCAAAGGTAACTTGCTTTGACTTGAAAACCCTGTCTGGACAGGTAGGACAGACAGCAAGTTCCCCTACAATCATTTCACTGGAACTACCAGAGTCAAAACATAACACTG from Leptodactylus fuscus isolate aLepFus1 chromosome 7, aLepFus1.hap2, whole genome shotgun sequence carries:
- the LOC142212940 gene encoding serum amyloid P-component-like → MLLWFMLLVSGVFGQKDMKEKLFAFPKDSPTSYVQIHPECTGPFWESTICMRLHLSLMTQSCVLFSMSTKTNVNSIVLFYYPGLRNRFQQVVDYKHQYYDLKDKDFTEWTSMCVTWDSSVWGLFIDGKYYKVNKTSNVEISGDPIINIGQWQSQYRGFYTSLSFVGEMTDVNMWDKALTDANMMDYFADNEMNGNVINWKALNYTLHGEVTIKPYVDPYPCVPI